A stretch of the Cyprinus carpio isolate SPL01 chromosome B4, ASM1834038v1, whole genome shotgun sequence genome encodes the following:
- the LOC109113821 gene encoding zinc finger protein 281-like isoform X1: MSIIQDKLGSEFLRNGGMDPNFPPSMIMFSHLPPVTSFTRLTSQASMLDLPQEMILKKERDSPDHNGGFLHSMGIKQEKLSELDYRLPMYATGTGTAGGKSTDMLDMSLGSHQNMLLHDLSPSNQFSGRLGKDPKESGPRIGRRANGEGPDGKARRKQGDSAKVCRGYPFIIHYVI, from the exons ATGAGTATTATACAAGACAAACTAGGCAGTGAGTTTTTACGGAACGGTGGCATGGACCCCAACTTTCCCCCCAGCATGATCATGTTCAGCCATTTACCTCCAGTGACCAGCTTCACACGTCTGACTTCGCAAGCCTCCATGTTGGATCTGCCCCAAGAGATGATCCTGAAGAAGGAACGTGACTCTCCAGACCACAATGGTGGCTTTCTCCACAGTATGGGTATAAAACAGGAGAAGCTTAGCGAGTTGGATTACCGCCTTCCAATGTATGCAACAGGAACTGGAACAGCAGGAGGAAAAAGCACTGATATGCTGGACATGTCGCTTGGCAGCCACCAGAATATGCTTTTGCATGACCTAAGCCCTAGCAAC CAGTTCTCCGGAAGACTGGGGAAAGACCCGAAAGAATCTGGGCCTAGAATAGGGAGGAGAGCAAATGGAGAAGGACCAGATGGCAAAGCCAGAAGGAAACAAGGAGATTCCGCAAAGGTATGTAGAGGCTACCCTTTTATCATTCACTatgtaatttaa
- the LOC109113821 gene encoding uncharacterized protein LOC109113821 isoform X2, translated as MSIIQDKLGSEFLRNGGMDPNFPPSMIMFSHLPPVTSFTRLTSQASMLDLPQEMILKKERDSPDHNGGFLHSMGIKQEKLSELDYRLPMYATGTGTAGGKSTDMLDMSLGSHQNMLLHDLSPSNFSGRLGKDPKESGPRIGRRANGEGPDGKARRKQGDSAKVCRGYPFIIHYVI; from the exons ATGAGTATTATACAAGACAAACTAGGCAGTGAGTTTTTACGGAACGGTGGCATGGACCCCAACTTTCCCCCCAGCATGATCATGTTCAGCCATTTACCTCCAGTGACCAGCTTCACACGTCTGACTTCGCAAGCCTCCATGTTGGATCTGCCCCAAGAGATGATCCTGAAGAAGGAACGTGACTCTCCAGACCACAATGGTGGCTTTCTCCACAGTATGGGTATAAAACAGGAGAAGCTTAGCGAGTTGGATTACCGCCTTCCAATGTATGCAACAGGAACTGGAACAGCAGGAGGAAAAAGCACTGATATGCTGGACATGTCGCTTGGCAGCCACCAGAATATGCTTTTGCATGACCTAAGCCCTAGCAAC TTCTCCGGAAGACTGGGGAAAGACCCGAAAGAATCTGGGCCTAGAATAGGGAGGAGAGCAAATGGAGAAGGACCAGATGGCAAAGCCAGAAGGAAACAAGGAGATTCCGCAAAGGTATGTAGAGGCTACCCTTTTATCATTCACTatgtaatttaa